In one Roseburia intestinalis L1-82 genomic region, the following are encoded:
- the glmS gene encoding glutamine--fructose-6-phosphate transaminase (isomerizing) — MCGIIGYTGSEDVKGVLLDALELLEYRGYDSAGIAVADTGLKQTKVYKCAGRVKDLRAICESEKLITECGIGHTRWATHGGVNDTNAHPHQVGKVTLVHNGIIENYRELIADYELESVLKSETDSEVVAALLNKFYTGDPDEAIKKTVSKLKGTFALVILFEDHQGEIYSVRNVSPIVATLCKEGAMLASDLTALCRFTNRYFVVPEYHILKLAKDAIVLKDFNGNQVEPDYLEVDWELNNAGKNGYPFYMEKEIMEQPDAIERTITNRITSGMPDFTADGVPDEIFTQCERVNIIACGTAMHAGLVAQALIKSILHMHIDVDMASEFMYSDPVIDEKSLVIAVSQSGETIDTLEAVKYAKKRGAKCLSIINVKGSSIARESDYVLYTNAGPEIAVASTKAYTTQLAVFYLIVAKMAQLRGVFSQEETQSFIRELQRTPDVMKKVLEGRQEIHKLANKVLEAKDLFMIGRGLDYSILLEGSLKLKEVSYIHSEAYASGELKHGPIALITQDTPVVAAVTQEKLMSKELSNIKEVRSRGADIVLFIKESLAKDIDRAYDTFHLPDMQDEFMVMPASVALQLLAYYVSSDKGFDVDKPRNLAKVVTVE, encoded by the coding sequence ATGTGTGGAATTATTGGTTATACAGGTAGTGAAGATGTAAAAGGAGTGTTACTTGATGCGTTAGAGCTTCTTGAGTACCGCGGATATGACAGTGCGGGAATTGCTGTGGCAGATACCGGCCTGAAACAGACGAAAGTTTATAAATGTGCGGGAAGAGTAAAAGATTTAAGAGCCATTTGTGAGTCAGAAAAACTGATCACAGAGTGTGGAATTGGTCATACCAGATGGGCAACACACGGCGGTGTCAATGATACAAACGCACATCCGCACCAGGTTGGAAAAGTGACTCTGGTACACAATGGCATCATTGAAAATTACAGAGAGCTGATCGCCGACTATGAACTGGAAAGTGTTTTAAAATCAGAGACAGACAGTGAGGTTGTGGCTGCACTTTTAAATAAGTTTTATACCGGTGATCCGGATGAAGCCATCAAAAAGACAGTTTCCAAATTAAAAGGAACATTTGCATTAGTGATCTTATTCGAAGATCATCAGGGTGAGATCTACTCTGTCAGAAATGTCAGCCCGATCGTCGCAACACTTTGCAAAGAGGGGGCTATGCTTGCATCTGACCTGACAGCACTCTGCCGTTTTACCAACCGCTATTTTGTTGTTCCGGAGTATCATATTTTAAAACTGGCAAAAGATGCCATTGTCTTAAAAGATTTCAATGGCAATCAGGTGGAGCCGGACTATCTTGAAGTAGACTGGGAACTTAATAATGCCGGAAAGAACGGTTATCCGTTTTATATGGAAAAAGAGATCATGGAACAGCCGGATGCGATCGAGCGTACAATCACAAACCGCATCACAAGTGGAATGCCGGACTTTACGGCAGACGGTGTGCCGGATGAGATCTTTACACAGTGTGAGCGTGTCAACATTATCGCATGTGGAACTGCTATGCATGCCGGTCTTGTGGCACAGGCACTGATAAAGTCGATTCTTCATATGCACATCGATGTCGATATGGCATCCGAGTTTATGTATTCGGATCCGGTCATCGATGAGAAATCATTAGTCATCGCAGTTTCACAGTCCGGTGAGACGATCGATACCTTAGAGGCAGTCAAGTATGCAAAAAAACGTGGAGCGAAATGTTTATCCATCATCAACGTAAAAGGATCTTCCATTGCGCGTGAGAGTGATTATGTGCTCTATACCAACGCAGGACCGGAGATCGCCGTTGCAAGTACCAAGGCATACACGACACAGCTTGCTGTATTTTATCTGATCGTGGCAAAAATGGCACAGCTTCGCGGTGTCTTTTCACAGGAAGAGACACAGAGTTTTATCCGTGAGCTGCAGCGCACGCCGGATGTCATGAAAAAAGTGTTAGAGGGACGGCAGGAGATCCATAAACTTGCCAACAAGGTGTTAGAGGCGAAAGATCTGTTTATGATCGGCCGTGGACTTGATTACTCTATTTTGTTAGAGGGTTCTCTGAAGTTAAAGGAGGTATCCTACATTCATTCTGAGGCGTATGCGTCCGGCGAATTAAAACACGGACCGATCGCACTCATCACGCAGGATACGCCGGTCGTTGCAGCAGTGACACAGGAAAAATTAATGTCAAAAGAGCTGTCAAATATCAAGGAGGTACGGTCAAGAGGTGCGGACATCGTGCTCTTTATCAAGGAAAGTCTTGCAAAAGATATCGACCGTGCATATGATACCTTCCATCTGCCGGATATGCAGGATGAATTTATGGTAATGCCGGCATCCGTGGCACTGCAGTTACTTGCTTATTATGTTTCTTCCGACAAGGGATTTGACGTGGATAAGCCAAGAAACTTGGCGAAAGTAGTGACGGTGGAATAA
- a CDS encoding sugar ABC transporter ATP-binding protein, translating into MAEYKLELRGVCKSFPGVKALDNVQLSLRPGTVHALMGENGAGKSTLMKCLFGIYKMDAGEIILDGEKVEINNPDEAMKKGIAMVHQELQPVPARSVAENMYLGRFPTKCGPLKVIDHKKMYEDTAKWLKEVKMDFDPKAQLGSLSIGQMQSVEIAKAVSQQAKVIIFDEPTSSLSDNEVEALFRIMNDLRDKGVAMVYISHKMDEIKRIADDITVMRDGTYVGTWPAAEMTTDQIITKMVGRELTNVYPPRENKPGDEVVMEVKNLCSIHAKSFQNVSFQLHKGEILGFGGLVGAQRTELMEGIFGIRGIASGEIYMHGKKVKIKHPIDAMNAGIGLITEDRRGNGIFGCLSIKDNVGVSIYNKYLNAGFVLNHKKINEIVTSSIKKLSIKTPSMKEHISNLSGGNQQKVIVARWLANDPDVLIMDEPTRGIDVGAKHEIYEIMCDLAKQGKAIIMISSEMSELLGMSDRICVMCNGKLTGEVKEPEDMTQAKIMEYATRF; encoded by the coding sequence ATGGCTGAGTATAAACTGGAGCTTAGGGGTGTATGCAAATCTTTCCCCGGTGTCAAAGCACTTGACAATGTACAGTTATCACTCCGTCCGGGAACCGTCCATGCACTGATGGGGGAAAATGGTGCAGGAAAATCAACCCTGATGAAATGTCTGTTTGGTATTTATAAAATGGATGCCGGCGAGATTATTCTGGACGGAGAAAAAGTCGAGATTAATAACCCGGATGAGGCAATGAAAAAAGGAATTGCCATGGTACATCAGGAACTGCAGCCGGTACCGGCAAGAAGCGTTGCAGAAAATATGTACCTGGGAAGATTCCCGACAAAGTGTGGACCATTAAAAGTGATCGATCATAAGAAAATGTATGAGGATACTGCAAAATGGTTAAAAGAAGTAAAAATGGACTTTGATCCGAAAGCACAGCTTGGATCTTTATCCATAGGTCAGATGCAGTCCGTTGAGATTGCAAAGGCAGTTTCCCAACAGGCAAAGGTTATCATCTTTGATGAGCCGACATCATCTCTTTCTGATAATGAAGTAGAAGCATTGTTCCGCATCATGAATGATTTAAGAGACAAAGGTGTGGCAATGGTCTACATTTCACATAAGATGGATGAGATCAAACGAATCGCTGATGATATCACAGTCATGCGGGATGGTACATATGTTGGAACCTGGCCGGCAGCAGAGATGACCACAGATCAGATCATCACAAAGATGGTTGGCCGTGAGCTGACAAATGTATATCCACCGAGAGAAAACAAACCGGGTGATGAAGTGGTTATGGAAGTAAAAAATCTTTGCTCCATCCATGCAAAATCATTCCAGAATGTAAGTTTTCAGCTCCACAAAGGAGAAATCCTTGGATTTGGTGGACTGGTAGGTGCACAGAGAACAGAATTGATGGAAGGAATCTTCGGTATCCGTGGTATTGCATCCGGTGAGATCTATATGCATGGCAAAAAAGTAAAGATCAAACATCCAATCGATGCGATGAATGCCGGAATCGGACTGATCACTGAGGATCGAAGAGGAAACGGTATTTTCGGATGCCTGTCTATCAAAGATAATGTAGGTGTATCTATCTACAATAAATATCTGAATGCAGGATTTGTTTTAAATCACAAAAAGATCAATGAGATCGTAACAAGCAGCATTAAAAAATTAAGTATCAAGACTCCGAGCATGAAAGAACATATTTCCAATCTGTCCGGAGGTAACCAGCAGAAAGTAATCGTTGCAAGATGGTTAGCCAATGACCCGGATGTTCTGATCATGGATGAACCTACCCGTGGTATCGACGTAGGTGCAAAACATGAGATTTATGAGATCATGTGCGATCTGGCAAAACAGGGCAAAGCGATCATTATGATTTCTTCCGAGATGTCAGAACTTCTTGGAATGTCAGACAGAATTTGTGTTATGTGTAACGGAAAACTGACCGGTGAAGTGAAGGAACCGGAAGATATGACACAGGCAAAAATTATGGAATACGCAACAAGATTCTGA
- a CDS encoding galactose ABC transporter substrate-binding protein, with product MKKWKKSKKMTVAFGGILVMSVVIGGCGGREDAKKSIKIGISVYDQYDTFVSEMMKDFNDYATKKEEETGVAINIDTYNASASQSTQNSQVENMITEGCDVICVNLVDRTDPTAIIDLAEKNNIPVIFFNRELVEEDLERWTRLYYVGAQAFESGIMQGELAAEAFLTDQSLDKNGDGIFQYVVLEGEAGHQDAIVRTEYSVSTMIDSGVEVEKLGYAIANWNRAQAQTKMAQLMSQFGDSIELVIANNDDMALGAIDALKASGLTKDEWPAVIGIDGTDVGLEAVKNKEMIGTVYNDKEGQADAMLNLAYELSTGSDLSDLNLIDGKYIRLPYARVTCDDVDSYMEGDTE from the coding sequence TTGAAGAAATGGAAAAAAAGTAAAAAAATGACCGTGGCTTTTGGTGGAATTTTAGTCATGAGTGTGGTAATTGGCGGCTGCGGCGGCAGGGAAGATGCCAAAAAGAGCATTAAGATCGGCATATCTGTTTATGATCAGTATGATACATTTGTATCAGAAATGATGAAAGATTTTAATGATTATGCGACAAAAAAAGAAGAAGAGACGGGTGTTGCGATCAATATCGACACTTACAATGCATCGGCAAGCCAGTCGACGCAGAACAGTCAGGTTGAAAACATGATCACGGAGGGATGCGATGTGATCTGTGTCAATCTGGTGGACAGGACGGATCCTACCGCAATCATTGATCTTGCGGAAAAAAACAATATTCCGGTTATTTTTTTCAATCGCGAACTGGTGGAGGAAGATTTAGAGCGCTGGACGAGGCTTTATTATGTCGGAGCGCAGGCATTTGAGTCCGGTATCATGCAGGGAGAGCTTGCAGCGGAAGCATTTCTGACCGATCAGTCACTGGATAAAAACGGAGACGGGATTTTTCAGTATGTGGTGTTGGAGGGCGAAGCCGGTCATCAGGATGCTATCGTCCGCACGGAATATTCGGTCAGCACAATGATCGACAGTGGAGTGGAAGTAGAAAAGCTGGGATATGCGATCGCAAACTGGAATCGTGCACAGGCGCAGACGAAAATGGCACAGCTTATGTCACAGTTTGGTGACAGCATTGAACTGGTCATTGCCAATAATGATGATATGGCGCTAGGTGCGATTGATGCACTCAAAGCGTCCGGTCTTACAAAGGATGAATGGCCGGCGGTCATTGGAATCGATGGGACTGATGTAGGATTAGAGGCGGTCAAGAATAAAGAGATGATCGGAACGGTCTATAATGATAAAGAAGGCCAGGCAGATGCAATGTTAAATCTTGCATATGAGCTTTCCACTGGAAGTGATCTGTCGGATCTGAATCTGATCGATGGAAAATATATCCGTCTGCCTTATGCGAGAGTGACCTGTGATGATGTGGATTCGTATATGGAAGGAGATACAGAGTAA
- a CDS encoding response regulator, with protein MNLYSVLLVDDEEEVYSVIMKKLDWEAMGFRIAGYARNGVEALEMAEEIQPDVVMTDIKMPYMDGLTLSKKLKELYQKIKIIIFSGFDEFEYAKEAIKIEAEEYILKPINSNELREVFERIRTNLDRELDEKRNIEKLRAYYMESLPVLQENFYTSLIEGRIPASEIEKYLKQYQIPWSGPYYVATILHISTPDPQLELDPFLLGMSVKQLAEEQFVDKWRLNTFFYLGDILMITQLKETEEITAYTNAMDRFCKLAKRVCGAKVTAGIGPVCDEIAELPASYQGARNAVSYRVIYGNTRAINIAEIDPQGSAEEPWEEQSIGNILKKIKTGDEQALKEAVKESVTQLSGRGASLQKYQIFITELIAEIFRFGTLNGLNLDEIFSGTGDIYREVLQMESPEALENWLLKTGRQMQEIIQNGRQDTTKSFVTKAIEYVREHYADSGLNVESVCKNLSVSTAYFSTVFKKETGKTFINYLTEYRMEQALDLLLNQDEKTYVIAEKVGYSDPNYFSYAFKKQFGMSPSKYKAEKRK; from the coding sequence ATGAATTTATATTCGGTATTATTGGTGGATGATGAGGAAGAAGTATATTCTGTCATTATGAAAAAGCTTGACTGGGAAGCGATGGGGTTTCGTATTGCCGGGTATGCCAGAAATGGCGTCGAAGCATTAGAGATGGCAGAGGAAATCCAGCCGGATGTTGTGATGACAGACATCAAAATGCCATACATGGACGGACTGACCTTAAGCAAGAAATTAAAAGAACTATATCAGAAAATAAAAATTATTATTTTTTCTGGATTTGATGAATTTGAATATGCAAAAGAGGCAATTAAGATCGAGGCGGAGGAGTACATTTTAAAGCCGATCAATTCCAATGAACTGCGGGAAGTGTTTGAGCGTATCAGGACAAACCTTGACAGAGAGCTTGATGAAAAACGTAATATCGAAAAACTGCGCGCTTATTATATGGAGAGTCTTCCGGTATTGCAGGAAAACTTTTATACATCATTGATTGAGGGAAGAATTCCGGCATCTGAGATTGAAAAATATTTGAAACAATACCAGATACCGTGGAGCGGACCATATTATGTGGCAACTATATTACATATCAGCACGCCGGATCCACAGCTTGAACTCGATCCGTTTTTGCTTGGAATGTCCGTCAAACAGCTTGCTGAGGAACAGTTTGTGGACAAGTGGAGATTGAACACATTCTTTTATCTCGGAGACATCCTTATGATCACACAGTTAAAAGAAACGGAAGAAATCACGGCATATACCAATGCAATGGATCGGTTTTGCAAGCTGGCGAAACGTGTCTGCGGTGCGAAGGTGACGGCAGGAATCGGTCCGGTCTGTGATGAGATCGCAGAGCTGCCGGCTTCCTATCAGGGGGCGCGCAATGCGGTTTCCTACCGTGTGATCTATGGAAATACAAGAGCCATTAATATTGCGGAGATCGATCCGCAGGGCAGTGCAGAGGAACCGTGGGAAGAGCAGTCAATCGGGAATATTTTAAAAAAGATTAAGACCGGGGATGAGCAGGCGCTGAAAGAAGCGGTCAAAGAAAGCGTGACACAGCTTTCCGGACGTGGAGCATCACTGCAGAAATATCAGATATTTATCACGGAACTTATTGCGGAAATCTTCCGTTTTGGTACATTAAACGGGCTGAATCTGGACGAAATTTTCAGTGGTACGGGAGATATCTACCGGGAAGTTCTTCAGATGGAATCGCCGGAGGCACTGGAAAACTGGCTGCTAAAGACCGGACGTCAGATGCAGGAGATAATCCAGAATGGCAGACAGGACACGACGAAATCATTTGTCACAAAAGCGATCGAGTATGTCAGGGAACACTATGCAGATTCAGGACTCAATGTAGAGAGTGTATGTAAAAATCTTTCGGTCAGCACGGCGTACTTTTCTACCGTGTTTAAAAAGGAGACCGGAAAAACTTTTATCAATTATCTGACAGAGTATCGGATGGAACAGGCGCTTGATCTGCTTTTGAATCAGGATGAAAAAACATATGTGATTGCAGAAAAAGTGGGCTATTCCGATCCGAATTATTTCAGTTACGCATTTAAAAAACAGTTTGGAATGTCACCTTCAAAGTACAAAGCAGAAAAAAGAAAATGA
- a CDS encoding sensor histidine kinase, which produces MSLSNIKDKIRELTAYIRKMTKPHSIQMTISISFTILSICSMAFLGVTLYRQFSNRAEAMTIESTGQLLNQTAINLEDYLRNMRRISDTMYYSVIKNKDLASDTMDEEMNLLYEANKDNLISIACYTGEGQLVAAVPVANEKSQVNIVKQQWFTDAVGQMENLHFSTPHVQNLFGDPSYRYYWVVSLSRAVELTSNGTSTLGVLLVDMNYNSIEQILKKANVGNSSEYVYLIDGKGEIIYHPRQKLIYTDLYQENNIEAAGYEDGSTEEIFQGEKRLVTVKTVSYTGWKIVSVVPMSSFDMGMTGTKYFVIMLVTVSMLAVILLNQLVSASIAMPLKKLNNSVKEWETGNMNPSIYIGGSMEVEHLGCTLRSTVEQIRQLMQDIVVEQEEKRKSELDALQSQINPHFLYNTLDSIVWMIEGERYEDAVFMITQLASLFRISLSRGKTVISVEDELKHARNYMNIQKVRYKNIFEVRFDIDPEILQCCTVKLVVQPLLENAIYYGVECMDGDGEIDVNGYRREDDIYIEVRDNGLGIPEDEVEQLLKENNRVHKRGSGVGLLNVHNRIRLRFGEEYGLEIESEPDEGTTVRIHLPYIVYTPEEQERLESGRKQL; this is translated from the coding sequence ATGAGTTTGTCAAATATCAAAGATAAAATAAGAGAATTAACTGCATATATCAGAAAAATGACAAAACCGCACAGTATTCAGATGACGATATCGATTTCGTTTACGATTCTGTCCATATGTAGTATGGCCTTCCTTGGCGTCACACTTTACCGGCAGTTTTCAAACAGAGCAGAAGCAATGACGATTGAGAGTACGGGGCAGCTTTTAAATCAGACAGCCATCAACCTTGAGGATTATCTCCGAAACATGCGCCGTATTTCTGATACTATGTATTACAGTGTCATCAAGAATAAAGATCTTGCCAGTGATACCATGGATGAAGAAATGAATCTCTTATATGAGGCGAATAAAGATAACCTGATCAGTATTGCCTGTTATACGGGAGAGGGACAGCTTGTGGCAGCAGTACCTGTTGCGAATGAAAAAAGTCAGGTAAATATTGTGAAGCAGCAGTGGTTTACCGATGCGGTCGGTCAGATGGAAAACCTTCATTTTTCGACACCGCATGTGCAGAATCTGTTTGGCGATCCATCTTACCGTTATTACTGGGTCGTATCCTTAAGCCGTGCCGTGGAGCTGACAAGTAATGGAACATCGACGCTGGGAGTACTTTTGGTCGATATGAACTACAACAGTATTGAACAGATCTTAAAAAAAGCGAATGTTGGAAATTCTTCGGAGTATGTTTACCTGATCGACGGAAAGGGTGAGATCATTTATCATCCGAGACAGAAGCTGATCTATACCGATCTTTATCAGGAGAATAATATCGAGGCAGCAGGGTACGAGGATGGAAGCACGGAAGAGATTTTCCAGGGGGAAAAACGCCTTGTTACGGTAAAGACGGTCAGTTATACCGGATGGAAGATCGTCAGTGTTGTGCCAATGAGTTCCTTTGATATGGGAATGACAGGCACAAAATATTTTGTGATCATGCTAGTGACAGTATCTATGCTTGCGGTGATCCTTTTAAATCAGCTTGTGTCTGCAAGTATTGCCATGCCGCTGAAAAAATTAAATAATTCGGTCAAGGAGTGGGAGACCGGAAATATGAACCCGTCTATCTATATCGGCGGATCTATGGAAGTGGAACATTTAGGGTGTACACTCCGTTCCACGGTGGAACAGATCAGGCAGCTGATGCAGGATATTGTGGTCGAGCAGGAAGAAAAAAGAAAAAGTGAACTCGATGCGCTTCAGTCGCAGATCAACCCTCATTTTTTGTATAATACACTTGACTCGATCGTCTGGATGATCGAGGGAGAACGGTATGAGGATGCGGTATTTATGATCACACAGTTAGCGAGTCTTTTCCGTATCAGTTTAAGCAGGGGAAAAACAGTCATCAGTGTGGAAGATGAGCTGAAACATGCCAGAAACTATATGAATATCCAGAAAGTACGCTATAAAAATATTTTTGAGGTACGGTTTGATATAGATCCGGAGATCCTGCAGTGCTGTACGGTAAAACTGGTGGTGCAGCCGCTGCTTGAAAATGCGATTTATTATGGCGTGGAATGTATGGATGGAGACGGAGAAATTGATGTCAATGGATATCGCAGGGAAGATGATATCTATATTGAGGTCAGAGATAACGGACTTGGAATACCGGAAGATGAAGTGGAACAGCTTTTGAAGGAAAATAACCGTGTACACAAACGTGGATCTGGTGTGGGACTTTTGAATGTACATAACCGGATCAGGCTGCGTTTCGGTGAGGAATATGGTCTGGAGATAGAAAGCGAGCCGGATGAGGGAACCACAGTCAGAATCCATTTGCCGTATATCGTCTATACGCCGGAGGAGCAGGAACGGTTAGAGTCAGGGAGAAAACAACTATGA
- a CDS encoding DUF6553 family protein → MLLNNENVDYLSEWPAHYYEIEDINERERILQLAIEQKLDPALDEKRLLILRKRFGDHPAEKRADLFLRAWMMIQAASAGGVSFFQKKRQKKELCGYLMQLGIRTDEKQNVEKDADVEDVCGYILEEEWKNFAYTYLASCTGSRAYCSTLFGIVPIKDAAVAEKIAQDIDLVTKDYPAAFGLEEAVRPFRSIMVDAFCQYIPNGESVWKSMHE, encoded by the coding sequence ATGCTTTTGAATAATGAAAACGTGGACTATCTTTCGGAATGGCCCGCCCATTATTATGAGATTGAGGATATTAATGAACGTGAACGCATTCTGCAGCTCGCAATTGAACAGAAGTTAGATCCGGCATTGGATGAAAAACGCCTTTTGATTTTAAGAAAGCGCTTTGGAGATCATCCGGCAGAAAAACGTGCGGATCTTTTTCTGCGCGCATGGATGATGATACAGGCAGCCAGTGCAGGTGGTGTATCCTTTTTTCAGAAAAAAAGACAGAAAAAAGAACTTTGTGGATATCTTATGCAGCTCGGTATCCGGACAGATGAGAAACAAAATGTGGAAAAGGATGCTGATGTGGAAGATGTTTGTGGATATATACTTGAGGAAGAGTGGAAAAATTTTGCATATACCTATCTGGCATCCTGTACCGGAAGCAGGGCGTACTGCTCCACATTGTTTGGTATCGTGCCGATCAAAGATGCAGCAGTTGCAGAAAAGATCGCACAGGACATTGATCTTGTGACGAAAGATTACCCGGCAGCATTCGGACTCGAAGAGGCGGTCCGCCCGTTCCGCAGTATTATGGTGGATGCATTCTGCCAGTATATTCCAAATGGGGAATCAGTCTGGAAATCGATGCATGAATAA
- a CDS encoding galactose/methyl galactoside ABC transporter permease MglC — protein MGKTKQQKVKDFLINNGVIIVMFILVIYTGLTSNNFFTGNNLMNILMNMSSRLVIALGIAGCVITAGCDLSAGRMIGFGACISGMLLQRLDYSGKFFPDMKPLNVVLVAIIAMLICAAFGTVTGIFIAYLNVPPFIATLAMMEIVYGIGLIVTNATPLGGYVEAYTNVANKKFLGINYLIWIAIIVAAITWFIFNMTRHGKYMYAIGGNPQAAEVAGVPVKKTLILIYMKAAAMYGLAGFMLGAKAGGASVQTGYGYEMEAIAACTIGGVSVTGGRGKVSSAIIGVAVFELLKVALQYLGMNANAQYIAIGVVIFVAISLDIRKYIARK, from the coding sequence ATGGGAAAGACAAAACAGCAGAAAGTAAAAGATTTTTTGATTAACAACGGGGTTATTATTGTAATGTTCATTCTGGTAATCTATACTGGTTTGACATCCAATAACTTCTTCACAGGCAACAACTTAATGAATATTCTTATGAATATGAGTTCACGACTTGTCATTGCACTTGGTATTGCAGGATGTGTTATCACCGCAGGATGTGACCTTTCCGCAGGACGTATGATTGGTTTCGGTGCATGTATTTCCGGTATGTTGTTACAGCGTCTGGATTATTCCGGTAAATTCTTCCCGGATATGAAACCATTGAACGTAGTTTTAGTAGCGATCATCGCAATGCTCATCTGTGCAGCATTTGGTACAGTAACCGGTATCTTTATTGCATACTTAAATGTACCGCCTTTCATTGCAACCTTAGCAATGATGGAAATCGTTTATGGTATTGGACTTATCGTTACAAACGCAACACCTCTTGGTGGATATGTTGAGGCATATACCAATGTTGCAAACAAAAAATTTCTCGGAATCAATTACCTGATCTGGATTGCAATTATTGTGGCAGCGATCACATGGTTCATTTTCAACATGACACGTCATGGAAAATATATGTACGCAATCGGTGGTAACCCACAGGCAGCAGAGGTTGCAGGTGTTCCGGTGAAAAAGACATTGATCTTAATCTACATGAAAGCAGCAGCTATGTATGGTCTTGCAGGATTCATGCTCGGCGCAAAAGCAGGTGGTGCATCTGTTCAGACCGGGTATGGTTACGAAATGGAAGCAATCGCAGCATGTACGATCGGTGGTGTATCCGTAACAGGTGGTCGTGGTAAAGTTTCATCCGCTATCATCGGTGTTGCAGTATTCGAGTTATTGAAGGTTGCTCTCCAGTACTTAGGAATGAATGCAAACGCACAGTACATCGCAATCGGTGTTGTAATCTTCGTAGCAATTTCTCTGGATATCAGAAAATATATAGCAAGAAAATAA
- a CDS encoding substrate-binding domain-containing protein — protein MALILVIIAFIAFATYGMLDGSKDEEWYPVSVIVENSSSDRFTSFREGLERGAEDYHIRLNVVSTGAFSGIEEEYQIIHREIDNGAKGVIVEMCDSSNYTDDSAVEIGSDKMILVETDVEAEGMYAAILPQSYEMGEAVAEAVIADYGEKIEDTDIGILAGNLKQTAGQQCLKGFMDKIESAGASILWNLSDEDNVNNTFEWCLEKKRVDIVVSLDNDRTEQAVDYLQAQEQTEFGLYGIGCSEKNVYYLDKGVIGALVVPNEFNIGYLSAAAIAGQLREPLSSAKTEKVGFLTITKDNLYDEENQKILFPIVQ, from the coding sequence ATGGCATTGATTTTAGTGATCATTGCATTTATTGCGTTTGCGACATATGGGATGCTTGATGGCAGCAAGGATGAGGAATGGTATCCGGTATCCGTGATCGTAGAAAACAGCAGCAGTGACAGATTTACATCTTTTCGGGAAGGACTTGAACGAGGAGCGGAAGATTATCATATCCGTTTAAATGTGGTTTCGACAGGCGCATTTTCCGGTATTGAGGAAGAGTACCAGATCATTCACAGGGAGATCGATAATGGAGCAAAGGGCGTGATCGTTGAAATGTGTGACAGCAGCAATTATACGGATGATTCTGCTGTGGAAATCGGTTCTGATAAGATGATTCTGGTGGAAACGGATGTGGAAGCTGAGGGAATGTATGCAGCAATTCTGCCGCAGTCTTATGAGATGGGGGAGGCAGTTGCCGAAGCTGTTATTGCGGATTATGGGGAAAAGATTGAAGATACGGACATTGGGATTCTTGCCGGTAACTTAAAACAGACTGCCGGACAGCAGTGCCTGAAAGGTTTTATGGACAAAATAGAGTCTGCCGGGGCATCCATTTTATGGAATCTGTCTGATGAAGACAATGTAAATAATACATTTGAATGGTGCCTTGAGAAAAAGAGGGTAGACATCGTGGTATCATTAGATAATGACAGAACGGAACAGGCTGTTGATTATCTGCAGGCGCAGGAACAGACAGAATTTGGACTGTATGGAATTGGCTGCTCAGAAAAAAATGTGTATTATCTGGATAAGGGTGTGATAGGAGCGTTGGTCGTACCGAATGAGTTCAATATCGGATATTTAAGTGCGGCAGCGATCGCGGGTCAGCTGCGCGAGCCGTTATCTTCGGCAAAAACAGAAAAAGTCGGGTTTCTTACGATCACAAAAGATAATCTGTATGACGAGGAAAATCAGAAAATTTTATTTCCTATCGTGCAGTGA